One window of Camelina sativa cultivar DH55 chromosome 4, Cs, whole genome shotgun sequence genomic DNA carries:
- the LOC104781352 gene encoding ras-related protein RABF1 isoform X2, whose translation MGCAASLPERNSGTLSGLNNSENAVSADATNLRVKLVLLGDSGVGKSCIVLRFVRGQFDATSKVTVGASFLSQTIALQDSTTVKFEIWDTAGQERYSALAPLYYRGAGVAVIVYDITSPESFKKAQYWVKELQKHGSPDIVMALVGNKADLHEKREVPTEDGMELAEKNSMFFIETSAKTADNINELFEEIGKRLPRPTPSS comes from the exons ATGGGATGTGCTGCTTCTCTTCCag AGAGGAACTCTGGAACGTTAAGTGGTCTTAACAATTCTGAGAATGCTGTTTCAGCTGATGCCACAAATCTACGTGTTAAG TTAGTTCTATTAGGTGATTCTGGGGTCGGTAAAAGCTGTATTGTCCTTCGATTTGTACGAGGTCAGTTTGATGCTACATCTAAG GTAACTGTTGGAGCCTCGTTCTTGTCCCAAACAATAGCCTTGCAAGACTCTACCACAGTGAAGTTTGAAATATGGGATACAGCTGGGCAGGAAAG GTATTCTGCTCTTGCACCACTATACTATCGTGGAGCTGGAGTTGCTGTTATTGTATATGATATAACCAGCCCTGAATCATTCAAGAAAGCACAGTATTGGGTTAAG GAATTGCAAAAGCATGGAAGCCCAGATATTGTTATGGCTTTGGTTGGTAACAAAGCTGATCTACATGAAAAAAGAGAAGTACCAACTGAG GATGGGATGGAGCTTGCAGAGAAGAACAGCATGTTCTTTATTGAGACGTCAGCCAAGACAGCAGATAACATAAATGAACTGTTTGAG GAAATTGGCAAAAGGCTACCTCGTCCTACTCCTTCGTCATGA
- the LOC104781352 gene encoding ras-related protein RABF1 isoform X1: MGCAASLPAERNSGTLSGLNNSENAVSADATNLRVKLVLLGDSGVGKSCIVLRFVRGQFDATSKVTVGASFLSQTIALQDSTTVKFEIWDTAGQERYSALAPLYYRGAGVAVIVYDITSPESFKKAQYWVKELQKHGSPDIVMALVGNKADLHEKREVPTEDGMELAEKNSMFFIETSAKTADNINELFEEIGKRLPRPTPSS; encoded by the exons ATGGGATGTGCTGCTTCTCTTCCag CAGAGAGGAACTCTGGAACGTTAAGTGGTCTTAACAATTCTGAGAATGCTGTTTCAGCTGATGCCACAAATCTACGTGTTAAG TTAGTTCTATTAGGTGATTCTGGGGTCGGTAAAAGCTGTATTGTCCTTCGATTTGTACGAGGTCAGTTTGATGCTACATCTAAG GTAACTGTTGGAGCCTCGTTCTTGTCCCAAACAATAGCCTTGCAAGACTCTACCACAGTGAAGTTTGAAATATGGGATACAGCTGGGCAGGAAAG GTATTCTGCTCTTGCACCACTATACTATCGTGGAGCTGGAGTTGCTGTTATTGTATATGATATAACCAGCCCTGAATCATTCAAGAAAGCACAGTATTGGGTTAAG GAATTGCAAAAGCATGGAAGCCCAGATATTGTTATGGCTTTGGTTGGTAACAAAGCTGATCTACATGAAAAAAGAGAAGTACCAACTGAG GATGGGATGGAGCTTGCAGAGAAGAACAGCATGTTCTTTATTGAGACGTCAGCCAAGACAGCAGATAACATAAATGAACTGTTTGAG GAAATTGGCAAAAGGCTACCTCGTCCTACTCCTTCGTCATGA
- the LOC104781353 gene encoding U-box domain-containing protein 14 — translation MGLTNCSHEELMSRIVDSVKAISGFSSSRGFIGRIQGDLVRRITLLSPFFEELIDVNVELEDDQILGFKVMSIALDSSLELFRSVNGGSKLFQVFDRGSIVQKFRDMTVEIEAALSQIPYDKIEVSEEVKEQVELLHSQFKRAKERGDESDVQLSHDLDIVENVMDPDPKILKRLSQELQLSTIDELKKESHAIHEYFLSYDGDPDDYFQRMSSLLKKLVDCATMESSEPDTSTGNRIISRHRSPVIPEYFRCPISLELMKDPVIVSTGQTYERSSIQKWLDAGHKTCPKSQETLLHAGLTPNYVLKSLIALWCESNGIELPQNQGSCRTTKLGGSSSSDCDRAFVLSLLDKLDNGTTEQQRAAAGELRLLAKRNVDNRVCIAEAGAIPYLVDLLSSPDPRTQEHSVTALLNLSINEGNKGAIVDAGAITDIVEVLRNGSMEARENAAATLFSLSVIDENKVTIGAAGAIQALISLLEEGTRRGKKDAATAIFNLCIYQGNKSRAVKGGIVDPLTRLLKDAGGGMVDEALAILAILSTNQEGKTAIAEADSIPVLVDIIRTGSPRNRENAAAILWYLCIGNMERLNVAREVGADIALKELTENGTDRAKRKAASLLELIQQIEGVVVSTVS, via the exons ATGGGATTAACGAATTGTTCCCACGAGGAGCTGATGAGTCGAATCGTTGACTCTGTCAAAGCAATTTCTGGGTTTTCGTCTTCGAGGGGTTTCATTGGGAGGATCCAAGGCGATCTTGTTCGTAGGATCACGCTTCTCAGCCCTTTCTTCGAGGAATTGATTGACGTCAATGTAGAATTGGAGGATGATCAGATTCTAGGGTTCAAGGTTATGAGCATCGCTCTTGATTCAAGTCTTGAGCTTTTTCGATCGGTCAATGGAGGAAGCAAGCTTTTTCAG GTCTTCGATAGGGGTTCTATTGTGCAGAAGTTTCGCGACATGACAGTGGAGATAGAAGCAGCGTTAAGTCAGATTCCTTATGATAAGATTGAGGTATCAGAGGAGGTCAAAGAACAG GTAGAGCTTCTGCATTCTCAGTTCAAGAGAGCAAAAGAAAGAGGGGATGAGTCTGATGTACAGCTTAGCCATGATCTAGACATTGTAGAGAATGTGATGGATCCTGACCCTAAAATCCTCAAAAGACTATCACAGGAACTCCAACTCAGTACCATCGATGAGCTGAAGAAAGAATCGCATGCAATACatgaatattttctttcatatgaTGGGGACCCTGATGACTATTTCCAAAGGATGTCCTCACTTCTTAAAAAGCTGGTAGACTGTGCAACTATGGAAAGTTCAGAACCCGATACATCCACCGGCAACCGAATCATTTCGAGACATCGTTCTCCTGTTATACCAGAGTATTTTCGTTGTCCGATATCACTTGAACTGATGAAAGATCCTGTTATCGTCTCCACTGGCCAG ACATATGAAAGATCATCCATTCAGAAGTGGCTGGATGCTGGTCATAAAACCTGTCCGAAATCTCAGGAGACACTTTTGCATGCTGGATTAACACCGAATTACGTGTTAAAGAGTCTCATTGCTCTGTGGTGTGAAAGCAACGGCATTGAGTTACCGCAAAATCAAGGGAGCTGCAGAACCACAAAACTAGGAGGAAGCAGCTCTTCAGATTGTGATCGAGCGTTTGTCCTTTCCTTGTTAGATAAATTGGACAACGGTACTACAGAACAGCAAAGAGCTGCAGCTGGAGAATTACGGTTACTAGCCAAGAGGAACGTGGATAACAGAGTTTGTATCGCTGAAGCTGGAGCCATACCATACCTTGTAGATCTTCTATCCTCACCAGATCCTCGGACACAAGAACATTCTGTGACGGCTCTTCTCAATCTTTCTATAAATGAAGGGAACAAAGGAGCCATCGTTGATGCAGGAGCCATAACGGATATAGTAGAAGTGCTTAGAAACGGAAGCATGGAGGCTAGAGAGAACGCAGCTGCAACCCTTTTCAGTTTATCTGTTATAGATGAAAACAAAGTGACAATAGGTGCTGCTGGAGCTATCCAAGCCCTTATAAGCTTGCTCGAGGAAGGAACCCGAAGAGGCAAAAAAGATGCTGCAACAGCGATTTTCAATTTATGCATATACCAGGGGAACAAATCAAGGGCGGTTAAAGGCGGTATTGTTGATCCTCTGACCAGATTACTGAAAGATGCAGGTGGCGGAATGGTGGATGAGGCTCTAGCCATTTTAGCTATTCTTTCGACAAACCAAGAAGGGAAAACAGCGATAGCTGAAGCAGATTCGATCCCTGTGTTGGTTGATATTATTAGGACAGGGTCACCGAGGAACCGGGAAAATGCTGCAGCAATACTTTGG